In Lycium ferocissimum isolate CSIRO_LF1 chromosome 3, AGI_CSIRO_Lferr_CH_V1, whole genome shotgun sequence, the genomic window TTGACTTTCTAGCTGACAAGTCTTAGTTTTGAAATTAGTAGCAAGCTTATTCCTTTTTCCAAGGGAAACAAGTGTCAGTATTACTTTGGTTTAACGTACTCGAGGTTCCTTGTCTTAATGTGTACTCTATGATCTATATGCTAAAGATGGAGACGTGTGGTTTATTAGTGATCTTTGTCGTTGTTATGTTTCTGATCTCACGTGGTTGCACTTTTTGTAATATCTAGGagattttgtttgttttaaagtGTGGCAAACATTTAAACTTACTCCCTCCGCCTCAATTTGTTTGTATTAGTTACTATTTACAGTCAAAGAAGATATTTTTTaccataattttttcaaatactttctaaatattttgaattgttaactaATGTGACTTATAGTACGTTTTAGTCCctactttttacgtagtttctagaaaaggtaaattttatttcaaaaaaattgaagatataTATCTAAATTCACACCGAAAATTAGTTAGTTTGGCTATCTTACTCCGAATCAAGCCACATAAATTGAAGCGGAGGGAGTGTTTGATTGGTGACAGTGTTTCTATAAGGTAGTGCTGAAGTTTTGTGAAATGTTGTAGCAAGCATGATCATTTGCTTATGTATCTTTTTTAGCAAATGATCATTTATTGGAAATTTTTTAGATGTTTATGAATGATTGTATAGAGTTGCATTTCTTGTATATATGTGATCTTGGAACACTTGATATTAGTGGGTGGATTTTTATATTGATTGGGCTCCTTATTGATACATAACACTTAACAGATGAtttatgaaatgagaatgaggGCAAACTAATATATTGAGATGCAAAAATCCTTCTTATATCCTCATTACCATGATGTCTTCCACATATTTAAAAAGCTTGAGGTACTCAGTCTGACATTTTTCGTGTACGAAGGAATCATATCAATTTCCAAACCGGAAGTTATTCTATCCTGAGACGAGCAGTAGCTATAACAAATAATTCCTTTCTAATAGTTGTGACATGCGTTGTTTGGCcattgagaattattcacttttttccggaacaatttttcattttatttcaaagtCAGCGTTTGGTTATAAAATTTCCAAATCCAACTTGGAGCTGGATTCCAAATTTGGAAAGTGTTCCAAACTTGTTTTCCAACTCCAtcttcataaattccaaataaagtgctCTCTTCTGTcctttgcaaaaagtataaccaaacacaactccatcttcaactccaacttcataaattgcaaataaagtgaaaaatgtttgaaatctatggccaaacgcctactaaaattTCTGAAATAAACTTGTTTTGCCTAAGATCAAAATTTCATGTCTCCTCCTATGTATTCTCTGCTGGTTAATGGAAATTCTTTTATCTCTCCCTCCCTCTCTCTTATGCGTGTCCTCCCCTCTTCTACAAAGAAAAGTCTGAAATATATCAGGGTGTTAATGTTTCTGCAGGGACCTTGGCAACTCAAAATTATCTGGTCATTTGGTACCTGAGCTTGGAAAGCTTGAACATCTGCAGTATTTGTGAGTAATTATTTAAACTCTTAAATTGACTTGCCATTTCTTGTCAATGGCTATTGGTTTTCAAGGAGTCATAACCATAATTTAATTGTTTGTTGCTTCAGGGAGctttacaaaaataatattcaggGAACCATCCCTAAAGAGCTCGGTAACTTGAAGAACCTTATTAGTCTGGATCTGTACAACAACAAAATTTCAGGGACAATTCCTACTTCACtgggaaagttgaaaaaacTCGTTTTCCTGTAAGTTATCCTTTGCGATGTTTCCCAATTTTTCCAGTCATACTTTTTACATATCAGggggaaatgaaaaagaaggcTACTATTCTGCTTCTTGGGCAGTCCACAGagttcccttttctttttttgacatAAATATTCAGTTTCAGTTTGGCCTTAAATTAGTTAGTGAGGTCCTGAGTGAACAACCCCCTCCCTTCCTTATTGTAAATACCCAAGTACATATGCTTGTAGTGAATTGATTATTGCACAATCCTCTTATGTTGATTAAAAGTTTCTTATCTAATCTATCAGGCGTATGAATGATAATAAGCTAACAGGACCAATCCCAAGAGAACTTACTAGTGTTTCTAGCCTGAAAGTTGTGTAAGTACATATTCTTTGCTtgtgttattatcatcattctTATGCGAAATAAATTTTAACTTTCTGCATTCTTTCTTCTAGGGATGTCTCAAGTAACGATTTGTGTGGTACAATTCCCACTTCTGGTCCATTTGAGCATATTCCACTGAACAAGTAAGATTTCCTTTTATATCCTACAAGTATTGTCATCGAAATTGAACTTTAGGAGTATTGACAATGGTGCAAATAGTAATTGTGTCTCTGTATGCTTTATGCTATCAAGTATACCTTTAAAAAGGATTCCCAATCAAAAATAAAGTATACCTCTAAAAACAACTATCATCTTGATTTCCATTCATCCAAGTTAAATTTGAGCTTCATATTTTGGACTTGTGGAAGGATTAGGTGAATGATATTGGAAACGGTGACTTCTAATTGTTTTTTGAAATAAGAAGACTTATTTGAAAAGGATTTGGATATGTGACCTTTTATTTCAGAACAGTTATATTGATTTGTTGGGAGGCCTCAAATAACACCTAATTGAAGAGAGTATATACTAACCAAAAAGAGTTTTAAGATTTCCAGTTATTTCAATTAACATTATGGTTGGTACCAATTCGAGCTATACACAAGATACCTTTGACTCCCATTTACTTCAAACCCAAAGGAAGCCCCATTGTATTTTTAGATATGCTAATTATATCTGCAACTCAAATCAATTAAGATGCTTTGTAGTTTGTTTCTCACTTTTTGTTTATCCTTTGGCTCCTTAATTCCctcatttccatatttatttgtattagattttattattatttgggGAAAGATGTGTTAAGAgtaaaaaagggggaaaatgaggtgctggaaaaataaataaagcaagACAAGCAGATGAATAAACTTTGCAGTATATGTTTGAGGAAGCAATTGTGCTCTCGAATATAGTAAAAGAGACTACATGTTCCTGGTGCTGCCCATGTGTCATATGTGGAGCCTTACCTGTGTGCCTTTTGGGCTAtgtatattctttttttatgaCTGAGATACCCATCTAGGGCCAAACCTTAGGACCAACCGCAGCCTTCGAAACTTGGAGATAATGGGCCCGCCTGTCTACCCTTCTCTTATGTTGATCTGACTTTTCGAAAATGTTGTCGCATCCatgttggatcctccaaaaatgcactatttGGAGGATCCAAGACACACCCTCAcgcatttttgaagagtccgagcaacatagcgcttctccacttaaatacgaGGCTTAGTTCGCATGGCGTAGGCTCAAACTTGTGACCTTAGTCATAAGTCCCTCAATCTTTGCCACCTGAATTAAGTACTCGGGGCTTGCGCTATGAATAGTCTTATACCAGTTGTTCTTCCGTTGCGCTATGATTCCTCTATAAGATTACAGTATATCCTAGTTGATTGTTTCTGATGAGTTTACTAAACTTCTAATTTGCAGCTTCGAGCACAATCCTCGACTTGAAGGTCCAGAGTTGTTGGGACTCGCCAGCTACGACACCAACTGCTCTTAGACACTTGATGAATAGGCTCACTAGAACTGCCACTTTTTGTGGAAGTTTACATATTCCCCCTCCCCTGAAAGTTGTTTATTGTTGTACTTACTGTGTGTCCAAGTTGTTGCAACTCTAAGCAaagatatgatgatgtatgtaagTTATTAGTAAGTTAATGAACGTGCGTAAAGCGGTCGCTATATATACTGCTACCAACTGTTAAAGTATTTCATATTTCAATGTCTAATGAAATGGTTCAGTGGGTTTAGAAAGGTCTATTTGCTACTGTTACACTGCTAGAGGTTGTTTGGTTGGGGGACAAAGTTATACTTGGACTTCAATATAAAGATTAATAAGCATTGGGTTATCTAGTGCATTTACTTTAATGGCGGATATTTGGTTCATTGCATTAAAAATGAGATATACAATGTATATTCT contains:
- the LOC132049341 gene encoding leucine-rich repeat protein 1-like; amino-acid sequence: MATHSSFLKSWVFLGVVVVLAVCVKGNSEGDALYALRRSLSDPENVLQSWDPNLVNPCTWFHVTCNGDNHVTRVDLGNSKLSGHLVPELGKLEHLQYLELYKNNIQGTIPKELGNLKNLISLDLYNNKISGTIPTSLGKLKKLVFLRMNDNKLTGPIPRELTSVSSLKVVDVSSNDLCGTIPTSGPFEHIPLNNFEHNPRLEGPELLGLASYDTNCS